TTAGTCTGCAACTCCGGGTCCGTGCCGAACAGGGCGCTCGGAAGCCAACGCAGCACGTGCTGTTTTCGTGGTGCGTCTCGTGCGCGCGCTGCGCAGTGGCGGCGCTTCCTGTCGGTGCGACGTGACTAGTGCGACATGATGTGGAGCATTACAAATTTAACAGCAATGGTCgtgtaatgggggggggggggggggggtgcagtggcgcagtgggttggaccgggtcctgctctcccgtgggtctgggattcgattcccgcttggggtgccttgcggcggactggcgtcccgtcctgggtgtgtcccttccccctccagccttacgccccgagttgccgggtaggcaccggttccccgcgaccccgtatgggccaagcggttcagaaaatgtgtgggtgtgcgtgcgtgcaggtGCAAAAGGTATGAGACATACCATGAGGTATAAGTAAAAGGATTCCCTTTCTCATGTTCTGGGAATGCAGGTCTGTGGGTTATGCTCCATCTAGAACATCTCCCATCCATGTCAAAGTCTCATTTTGTTCTCTGCAACTATGACTTATTAAATTTCAATTACACTTCATTTAGCCGAGACTTTTCCGCAgcgcaacttacaatgttaacctatttacccatgtatacagcagggtaatttcagtggggcaatttagtgtaaataccttgctcaagggtactacagctggaggtgggatttaaccctgtgacctttgagtcagaaggcagcagctctaaccactacgctaccaactgcccATGAATTAACTggacacctctgtccaaggtgacttacagtattagatAAACTTTTCAGCGAGTCACCTTTTTATTCAGCGGAGTATTTCTAGTGtctcaattcaaggtaaataccttgatcagtaGGTGCagcattcaaacccaggacctacAACCCGAGGGACTTCAGGGTGTAGGACAGTAGTCctaatcactgcgccacctgctgtctgccCCACATCAGGTGCTGCAATTatagcacggtggcacagcgagtagcgctgctgtctcacagcacctggatggtgtgagagaatgggttcgatccctgcttggtttgtgtggagtttgcatgttctccccatatctgtatgggtttcctctgcgtgctctggtttcctcccacagtccaaagacatactgtttaggttccccatagtgtgtgagtgacagagagagtgtgttctactggtgtatggatgagtgacccagtgtaagtagtgtatctagaagtgtaaatcaccttggtgaatagggtgtgtaggctagtaacactacgtagtatccattgcaagtcactttggagagaagtgtctgctaagtgaataaatgtaaaaaatgcctagagcagaaagaaaacaccCTGCAGTGTAAATCCCTTGACTCGACTGGAGATCAGCAGACAAAAATACTGTCCAGGAAAATGGTTGACAATTTATTTCTTCTGCACAGGTTCAAATGTGCCCCACAGAATGGATTTCTTTCTGCTCATTTTACCCCTGAGTCTTGATACAAATCAGTGCACCACATTCAATTCAGAGCCAGACCTTAGTGGTTCTCAATTTACACCCAATTCAGACTCTGGTGCAAACACTGAATCCAGCAGCtggtttattatcattataggTCATCATAATACCAGCACGGTTTAGCTAATAAATCTTCGATAAGGAAAATTAGCAGAATTGCGAGAACTCATCTGCTGTGTGGGTGCACTGTGCATTCAAGACCATGAGACGGGGTGTGTTATCCATAGCTGGGTTGGATCTACCAGGGTTCCACTCACATGTTCATTGTAAGGAAAGCCACAGCAGGGAAACGGAATGACCAAAGCAAACTGATCATGCAGTGCACCCCTCCATGACCCTGTTACCACCATAtcaaaaggaaataatttttaaaaagtttaataaactCCTTGGGCCCTCCgaaaaatgtctgctgtgtAGTTGTGTGGGAAATGCAGTCCAAGTGTGGAAAGAAAAGTATCATCAAGCTGAGGGTGTAATGGGATTAAAAGGATCTTCCTGCAATAATTTGCCTTTATTTGGCTGTCCcaaatgtatattaaaactTGTTCACATTTAGCATATGGCAGAATGTTTAAATTCAGTCGAATGGagattcaaaataaatataccaagtaaatttacacatttaaaccaCACGTGGTGTTCATAGTATTCACGCACACTGCTATCTGCTGCCCCCTAGTGTGCAGTTTTGAGCACTGCAGCACTATGATTTCCTAAAGGTCAGCAGTTGTATTATAATtaagtttttgtttcattatagtAACACTTAATATCTAATTGTATTGATTggattatattaattataaatgtaatttcaaataaatttcatATAGGAAGAATGTATGTTTGTCTTTAcacactgccacctgctggccaaatACACTGACtaaaaaaggcaggaaaaaaaatacagaaactgaGCAgtttgtggggttttttttgtatatCTTAACGGCTTTTCATTGGTGATTTACAAGAGATTATCTCTAATTACAGAATAAGCATGTTTAACGAACAGGAGCATCAGCAGATCATTAGAAAATAATCTcaggaaatctttttttttacatttcttttaaacatatactgtactgtgaGTGGTTTGTGTCCATTCTCACAGAGGACTTCGACAAGATGACATGGACCCAGTAACTGAATGGACACGTGACAACCAGAGAAGATAAAgcagaacacagggagaaatCTTCATTGGCAGCAAAGGTGGCTAAACTGCTTCCTTCCACAAAACAGTGGACAACTATGACACTTTTTACATAAAGAGTACCCTGTATCACTGTCCACCTGCGATTGATCAGTTTATCATATACACAGAACGGTACCAAACGCACAGAATATAGGCTTACCGTAGCGCACTAACCACAAAAATCCGACAAGCGGTACTCACATCACCAAATGGAACGGATTTTCTCGGAAATATACACAGCTACAACTAAATGTagacattttgtgaaaaagcTAATTGTGTTACACCcgaaaagaaagacagaaaaatttttgtccaaatttaaaaaaagaaaaaaaaaaaaaaaaaaaaaagctgcatattTCACGGGATGGTCGAAACTCTGAACCAGTTTATCATGTGCGCTGAAGAGCAGGTGGGAGAGAGGGCCTAGTGCCCGCACGTGACTGAATTATGGGTAACCGCAACCACTTTGTAGATATAGAGTGCTTCTCTGGATGACGGCACCCTGCTGTTACCCAGAACTCCTCTTCCATTACGGGTGCGGCGATGTTGCATAGAGCCGAACAGCAAGGCTACAGTTTTGCGGTCGATGCTTCCGGGGGGGGACGGTCCCCTCGAGTCCTTTCCCGAGGTCTCCCCGGAGGTGCGGCTCTCTAGGTGCCTCTGGGCTGCTACGTGTCCCCCGCCTTCTCCTCACCCTCTGGAGATCCCTTCGGGGTGTCTGACAAGGAGGAGCCCTCCCCAGGTGCATCTCCGTCATCTGcgcacatacacaaacacacttctgaGACCATGCCACATAAAGgtcatagttacatttattagtacaggtggtccccgatgtacgatggggttacgttccgtgaaacccgtcgtaagttgaaaatatcataagtcgaaaatgcattcaatacacACTTGTGtgcgacagactgggagatgcggatcactgtcgatgcccagcattgcaagagagtatTGCTCTGCGTATCGCTTTTCCGGgaaaatttcaaattcaaaaaacagtttctactgaatgtctatcaccagctcacaatcgtaaagtcgaaaaaaatcataggtcgaaccatcgtaaatgagggaccacctgtacactgcattttatttacatttattcattcagctgatgcttttctccaaagcaacttacaatgttaaggtaataattatttacccatttatacagcagggtaattttactgaagcaatttagggtaagtaccttcctcaaggatactacagctggagggaaggcttgaacctgcaacctttgggtccaaaggcagtagctctaaccactacactaccagctgtcccctatttatttaacagacacttttcctctaaagcaatttacagcagatactatgtagtgctatcagctcacacaccttattcactgtggtgacttacactgggtcactcatccatacatcagtagaacacattctctctgtcactcacacactatgggaaacctgaacagcatatctttagactgcgggaagaaaccagagcacccagaggaaactcacacaggcagaacatgcacactccacacagactgagcagggacgaAACCCACgttctttcgcaccacccaagcgctgcaagacagcagcgttacttgctgtgccacattGTTTGTTATGGTTTCAAGAAAACCAGCCATAATAGAAGGATGTTAAAAGAAGGAGAGAAAATTGCTCTTGCATTTGTTTGTGGTTACTCTAAATGGATGGAGGATGTGCTTTCAATATTTTTCTCCCAAAAGGTGTGGTTTTTGTTATGAATTTATTATGCTCTTCCCAGCCCCCTTTCTGACTTGCTGAGCCATCTAGTTCGGGGGCACTGGGCATGGGGGCATGGCAACCTGTGCTGGGGGTCTTCAGTCAGGCCACCAAACAAcgaaaaacattttccaggtaTGGAGAGAAAACATGTagagagagaaacaaaggacagttcagttcaattaaatGGCCCCTCATTTTGCTTCATCAATTCCACAACTGTCACGCCCGCACATCTGTATATCCTGTTTAGTTGCAcccttttattttcttacagCAACGTAGTACAAGGGAATAAATGGGGCCCACGCTCATGGCTCCACCCACCAATGGGCGGTCCTTACCGCCGACTGACAGTTCTGCCAGCTTCTGCGGAAGGTCAGAGGCTCCGGCCCCCGCAGAGGAGCCCAGGATGTCCGGCAGGGCGTTTCGCCGGCCGGTCCTCCCCGTCGATGCGAAATCCGTCGCAACGGGCTCCACATCAGTCATCGCTGGGGCT
This genomic window from Scleropages formosus chromosome 1, fSclFor1.1, whole genome shotgun sequence contains:
- the pkib gene encoding cAMP-dependent protein kinase inhibitor beta, giving the protein MTDVEPVATDFASTGRTGRRNALPDILGSSAGAGASDLPQKLAELSVGDDGDAPGEGSSLSDTPKGSPEGEEKAGDT